The Bacillus sp. Marseille-Q1617 genome has a segment encoding these proteins:
- a CDS encoding ring-cleaving dioxygenase, with the protein MNLKPLKGQHHVSAITANAKKNYEFYTKTLGLRLVKKSINQDDTSVYHLFYADERGNPGTDITFFEIPHAGNTYKGTNSITLTALRVKSDEALKFWKARFEQAGVEHDEISNHTGRAALGFRDFEGQRLMLVSDEHNEGVPGGKPWEKSPVPFEYGIVGLGPVTLTAARGDLTAKILTEVLGYRETRTFSAYEKDQPDIRVFETGEGGTGAELHLEERNDLPQERPGRGSVHHVAFRVEDEKELRKWVERVTQARLPNSGFVERYYFRSLYFREPNGILFELATDGPGFETDENFESLGENLSLPPYFESQRESIEAKLKPLDTKE; encoded by the coding sequence ATGAATTTAAAACCACTGAAAGGGCAGCATCATGTTTCTGCCATAACGGCCAACGCCAAAAAAAACTATGAATTTTATACGAAGACACTGGGTCTCCGTTTAGTGAAGAAGTCGATCAACCAGGATGATACTTCAGTCTATCACCTCTTTTATGCGGATGAACGGGGAAATCCAGGAACAGACATTACTTTTTTTGAAATCCCTCACGCCGGTAACACGTATAAGGGAACAAACAGCATCACTTTGACAGCATTGAGGGTAAAAAGCGATGAAGCTTTAAAATTCTGGAAAGCCCGCTTTGAACAAGCAGGGGTGGAACATGATGAGATTTCTAATCATACAGGAAGAGCTGCATTAGGGTTTCGGGATTTTGAAGGACAACGATTGATGCTGGTGTCTGACGAACATAATGAGGGTGTTCCCGGAGGCAAACCTTGGGAAAAGAGTCCAGTCCCATTTGAATATGGAATAGTGGGACTGGGACCGGTTACTCTTACCGCAGCAAGAGGGGATCTTACCGCTAAAATACTGACTGAAGTGTTGGGCTATCGCGAAACGAGAACCTTCTCCGCTTATGAAAAAGACCAGCCCGACATTCGAGTGTTTGAAACTGGAGAAGGGGGAACAGGTGCAGAACTTCATCTTGAAGAAAGAAATGATCTGCCCCAGGAAAGACCCGGAAGAGGAAGTGTCCACCACGTAGCGTTCCGTGTTGAAGATGAAAAGGAATTGCGGAAATGGGTGGAAAGGGTAACCCAAGCCCGCCTGCCAAACTCGGGGTTTGTAGAACGTTATTATTTCCGTTCACTCTATTTCCGTGAACCTAACGGTATCCTTTTTGAATTGGCGACGGATGGACCAGGCTTCGAAACGGATGAAAACTTTGAAAGCTTGGGAGAAAATCTTTCACTGCCTCCATATTTTGAAAGCCAGCGTGAATCAATAGAGGCAAAATTAAAACCTCTGGATACGAAAGAATAG
- a CDS encoding alpha/beta hydrolase yields MKHIFNKGKNDKLPTLLLLHGTGGDERDLLPLAEMIAPDASVLSVKGNVDENGMARFFARLREGVFDEEDLLFRTKELNEFIDESANKYEFDRENVVAIGYSNGANIAASLIYHHKHSLRGGILFHAMVPRRGVVLPELSGSPVFIGAGKRDPLIPMAETQELVDNLIDAQSPVTEYWTDGGHELRREEVDAAKEWFEMNFNNE; encoded by the coding sequence ATGAAGCATATTTTTAATAAGGGTAAAAATGATAAATTACCAACCTTGTTACTTCTGCATGGTACCGGGGGAGATGAGCGGGACTTATTGCCCCTCGCGGAAATGATTGCCCCTGATGCATCCGTATTGAGTGTAAAAGGAAACGTGGACGAAAATGGAATGGCTCGTTTTTTTGCACGCTTGCGTGAGGGAGTCTTTGATGAGGAAGATTTATTATTTCGTACTAAAGAATTAAATGAATTCATTGATGAGAGTGCCAACAAATATGAATTTGACCGCGAAAATGTGGTGGCCATAGGGTATTCTAACGGAGCGAATATTGCGGCCAGCCTCATTTATCATCATAAACATTCACTTAGGGGCGGGATCCTTTTTCATGCAATGGTGCCTCGCCGTGGAGTGGTTCTTCCTGAGTTGAGTGGTTCACCTGTATTCATCGGAGCCGGAAAGAGAGATCCATTGATACCGATGGCCGAAACTCAGGAATTGGTCGACAACCTAATCGATGCGCAATCACCTGTTACCGAGTATTGGACTGATGGCGGTCATGAATTAAGAAGAGAAGAGGTGGATGCAGCGAAAGAATGGTTTGAAATGAATTTTAATAATGAATAG
- a CDS encoding YitT family protein, with amino-acid sequence MSFMLKSVILTIASGLQGTAMAVFLFPHFIPSGGAASVSVLLNYLFHIPFSITLWILNAGLLIAAVKWLGKANAMWTMVCVTVTSSTVNYISPHTETPLSNVGLDMVIGAVLFGIGIGILFRMGASSGGMDILALILSKLNGYSPGKTLFVINGSLLVLTGIVIDLKVILYALICQFIGTKILDFIYKIDIKQGSLWIEKTAE; translated from the coding sequence ATGAGTTTCATGCTGAAATCAGTCATCCTTACAATAGCATCAGGCCTTCAAGGAACAGCGATGGCAGTTTTTCTGTTCCCGCATTTCATTCCATCAGGCGGTGCTGCAAGTGTCAGTGTGCTGCTGAATTATCTGTTCCATATACCCTTCTCGATCACTCTCTGGATATTAAACGCCGGACTCTTGATTGCCGCAGTGAAATGGCTGGGAAAGGCGAATGCCATGTGGACAATGGTCTGTGTGACAGTTACATCAAGTACCGTGAACTACATTAGTCCTCATACGGAAACACCCCTATCGAATGTTGGGTTAGATATGGTAATCGGGGCAGTGTTGTTTGGAATCGGGATCGGGATTCTTTTCAGAATGGGTGCGTCTTCAGGAGGAATGGATATCCTTGCCCTCATCCTATCCAAATTGAATGGATACTCTCCAGGAAAAACCCTCTTTGTCATCAATGGAAGTTTACTAGTATTAACGGGTATTGTTATTGATTTGAAAGTCATCCTTTATGCGCTCATCTGCCAATTCATCGGAACAAAAATACTTGATTTCATTTATAAGATCGACATTAAGCAGGGATCCTTATGGATTGAAAAAACAGCAGAGTGA
- a CDS encoding MBL fold metallo-hydrolase gives MIKTFKLVRKIAGLRMSVYLTLVDDILVDSGPYSLHSQVRKIIKEHPIKSVIHTHHHEDHTGNSPWIEKHLKIPQWIHANGVSKCSEDTKLPFYRSVFWNNRKAFNPLILENEEFRTSRHSFKIVHTPGHADDHIILIDEENGICVSGDLYLYHSPTSHFSFESVPELIHSLDKALTYSFKEIYCSHGGYLPNGRRLMERKRDFLLNLQENVLNHYREGRTPDEIRKLILPKNKPFQYLSFFENSPIHTVNSIIKKE, from the coding sequence TTGATTAAAACATTCAAGTTAGTCAGAAAAATCGCAGGTCTTAGAATGTCCGTCTATCTCACACTCGTTGATGATATACTTGTCGATTCCGGTCCATATAGTTTACATAGTCAAGTTAGAAAGATCATCAAGGAACACCCTATAAAGAGTGTCATCCATACCCACCATCATGAAGACCATACAGGAAACAGTCCCTGGATCGAGAAACATTTGAAGATCCCTCAATGGATTCATGCCAATGGGGTGTCAAAATGCAGTGAGGATACAAAGCTTCCTTTTTATCGTTCGGTGTTTTGGAATAACCGGAAGGCCTTTAATCCATTGATACTTGAAAATGAAGAGTTCCGAACAAGCCGACATTCGTTTAAAATTGTTCATACTCCCGGTCATGCCGATGATCACATCATCTTAATTGATGAGGAAAATGGAATCTGTGTCTCCGGTGATTTATACCTGTATCATTCACCAACCTCTCATTTTTCATTTGAATCTGTGCCAGAATTAATCCATTCTCTGGATAAAGCGCTGACCTACTCTTTCAAGGAAATTTACTGTTCACACGGCGGGTATCTCCCTAATGGCAGGAGATTGATGGAGCGGAAACGGGATTTTCTGTTGAACCTTCAGGAGAACGTTCTGAATCACTACCGGGAGGGACGGACACCTGATGAGATAAGGAAGTTGATACTTCCAAAAAATAAGCCTTTTCAATACCTTTCATTTTTTGAGAACTCCCCTATACACACGGTGAACTCGATAATAAAAAAGGAGTGA
- a CDS encoding STAS domain-containing protein has translation MEKAKVLGELIVTNKMEIAEKISKSLNDDYKQFLKRNNFNKPELMDWRANLIEMTGRALIAFEAEAVWDELNTWSQKTGQTAVDYGIAIDDLLSMNKVYRKEIWNFIQDNMDKPMMKIETLLRINEIIDSLLDQTAYVYSVTFVDYHKKTIRLAKDTMLEVSTPVVSLSDDIAILPLVGDLDTHRAKILMQTALERCGELGNSELIVDVSGVPIVDTMVANEFFVLAKSLKLIGVQPIFTGLRPEIAHAVVSLGIDFKEIKILGSLKQALAPRI, from the coding sequence TTGGAAAAGGCAAAAGTTCTGGGTGAATTAATCGTCACAAATAAAATGGAAATAGCAGAGAAAATCAGTAAATCCTTAAATGATGATTACAAACAGTTTTTAAAAAGGAATAACTTTAATAAACCGGAATTGATGGATTGGCGGGCGAATCTGATTGAAATGACTGGCAGGGCATTGATCGCATTCGAGGCGGAAGCCGTGTGGGATGAATTGAACACATGGTCCCAAAAGACTGGCCAGACAGCGGTGGATTATGGTATAGCCATCGACGATCTGCTCAGTATGAATAAAGTATACCGCAAAGAAATATGGAACTTTATACAGGATAATATGGATAAACCCATGATGAAAATTGAAACATTATTGAGAATCAATGAGATCATCGATTCATTGCTCGATCAAACAGCCTATGTGTATAGTGTCACATTTGTAGATTACCACAAGAAAACAATCCGTCTTGCAAAAGATACAATGCTCGAGGTCTCAACTCCTGTCGTTTCTTTATCTGATGATATCGCGATACTTCCGCTCGTTGGCGACCTCGACACCCACCGTGCGAAGATCCTGATGCAAACAGCATTGGAACGATGCGGAGAGTTGGGGAATTCAGAATTGATTGTCGATGTATCCGGTGTACCGATTGTGGATACGATGGTGGCCAATGAATTTTTTGTACTTGCAAAATCATTGAAGCTGATTGGTGTACAGCCCATCTTTACAGGGCTTAGGCCTGAAATAGCCCATGCTGTCGTTAGTCTTGGGATAGATTTCAAGGAAATTAAGATTCTTGGTTCTTTAAAGCAAGCCCTGGCACCTCGTATTTGA
- a CDS encoding TIGR04104 family putative zinc finger protein encodes MQNCEVCKSKFKWKELLFSIWSSYKPVECKNCGKKHTISFASKFFVSFLIIVPAVIFGLLIAPDMGLNKAVTFGIIVMIAFAISLLLPFFVKYEVKPKSE; translated from the coding sequence TTGCAGAATTGTGAAGTATGTAAAAGCAAGTTTAAATGGAAAGAACTATTATTTTCGATATGGAGTTCGTATAAGCCTGTTGAATGCAAAAACTGTGGTAAGAAGCATACAATCAGCTTTGCTTCAAAATTTTTTGTTTCATTTTTGATCATTGTGCCTGCCGTTATTTTTGGGCTGCTGATTGCTCCTGATATGGGCTTGAACAAAGCCGTGACCTTCGGGATCATTGTTATGATTGCATTTGCCATTTCGCTGCTGCTGCCGTTCTTTGTTAAATATGAAGTGAAACCAAAGTCTGAATAG
- a CDS encoding DUF3231 family protein — MKNTNEDYHLRSGQMAKQNIPLTTAEITALWVSYMNCSATICFYKYFLHHNEDQEIKGLLKDVLISCNDTVKKVKNIFEEEDFPVPQGFSDKDIDLTVPPLFTDLFSLSFIYRAGQIIISHYATYLTKVAREDITEFFHEKLNKTSDLYKKSLNLMISKGIYDRPPKMEYPDSVNYIKHQPSLLETWFGESRTLNAFELSELFFAIERNCIGMVMLKGFLQVSRDKDVKEYFRQGKKLSEKQIFTFNKVLMKDEFFPTYPVAMEVKNTDASPFSEKLMLFFISASNTVGLTTLCHAATMSMRKDLAVHYGLFVTEIMKYSTDGLSLLIKRGWMEQPPQAADQKNLYD, encoded by the coding sequence ATGAAAAACACTAATGAAGACTATCATCTAAGGAGCGGACAAATGGCGAAACAAAATATTCCTTTAACAACAGCCGAAATCACAGCATTATGGGTCAGTTACATGAATTGCTCTGCAACAATTTGCTTTTATAAATATTTCCTGCATCATAACGAAGACCAAGAAATAAAAGGATTATTAAAGGATGTATTGATTTCATGCAATGATACGGTTAAAAAAGTAAAAAACATTTTTGAGGAAGAAGATTTTCCGGTGCCACAAGGTTTTTCAGACAAAGATATTGATCTCACAGTCCCGCCACTATTTACTGATTTATTTTCACTGAGTTTCATCTATCGCGCAGGTCAAATCATCATATCCCATTACGCAACTTATTTAACAAAAGTGGCAAGGGAGGACATAACTGAATTTTTTCACGAAAAGCTGAATAAGACAAGCGATCTATATAAGAAATCATTGAATTTAATGATTTCAAAAGGAATTTATGACCGTCCACCCAAAATGGAGTACCCTGATTCTGTCAACTACATTAAGCATCAGCCCTCCCTGTTAGAAACCTGGTTTGGCGAATCCAGGACGTTAAATGCATTTGAATTGAGCGAACTTTTTTTTGCAATCGAGAGAAACTGTATCGGTATGGTCATGTTGAAGGGATTTCTCCAAGTTTCAAGAGACAAAGATGTAAAAGAGTATTTTCGGCAGGGCAAGAAATTAAGCGAGAAGCAGATTTTCACATTCAATAAAGTATTGATGAAAGACGAATTCTTTCCGACTTATCCCGTAGCGATGGAGGTTAAAAATACCGATGCATCCCCTTTTTCAGAGAAACTCATGCTATTCTTTATATCGGCTTCAAACACAGTAGGTCTCACAACATTGTGTCATGCAGCAACGATGTCAATGAGAAAGGATCTTGCGGTACATTATGGATTATTTGTAACTGAAATCATGAAATATTCAACAGATGGACTCAGCTTGCTGATCAAAAGAGGATGGATGGAACAGCCGCCGCAAGCAGCAGATCAAAAAAATTTATACGACTAA
- a CDS encoding alpha/beta fold hydrolase gives MLEYRVHQGEFEEYVVFVHGIGGNSNIFGKQLHAFKKHYNVVTIHLPGHGQSPSVKSYDEKFSIELNLREVLKVLDHLKIERAHFVGVSLGSIFIHALLQRYPHRVKSAVMAGCITRFTLFASILLKLGDAIKAFIPFMWLYKIFAYIMMPKKNHAVSRKLFIREAKKMNRHDFLSWYRLTPYVKSTYMGVQKKSSNIPKLYISGKEDHLFVKALDRDIQGDPSAEKIFLEDCGHVCNVEKPKEFNDYALEFLSRQKRIPLRKVL, from the coding sequence ATGCTGGAATATAGAGTTCATCAAGGAGAATTCGAGGAATATGTTGTATTCGTTCATGGTATTGGAGGAAATTCAAATATTTTCGGTAAACAGCTTCATGCATTTAAAAAACATTATAATGTAGTAACCATTCACTTGCCTGGTCATGGACAATCGCCAAGCGTCAAAAGCTATGACGAAAAGTTTTCCATTGAATTGAACCTTCGGGAAGTATTAAAGGTACTGGATCACTTGAAAATTGAACGTGCTCATTTCGTAGGGGTATCACTTGGCTCCATTTTTATTCATGCTTTGTTACAGCGGTACCCTCATCGAGTGAAGAGTGCTGTGATGGCTGGCTGCATTACACGCTTTACGCTGTTTGCGTCTATACTTCTGAAATTGGGGGATGCCATCAAGGCGTTCATTCCTTTTATGTGGTTGTATAAAATATTCGCATATATTATGATGCCAAAGAAAAATCATGCTGTTTCACGCAAGCTTTTCATCAGAGAAGCAAAGAAAATGAATCGACATGACTTTTTAAGCTGGTACAGACTGACCCCATACGTAAAATCCACATATATGGGCGTACAGAAAAAGTCATCAAATATTCCCAAACTGTATATTTCCGGGAAAGAGGACCATTTATTCGTCAAAGCTCTTGATAGGGATATACAGGGTGATCCCTCAGCAGAAAAAATCTTCTTAGAGGACTGCGGACATGTATGCAATGTGGAAAAACCTAAAGAGTTTAATGATTACGCACTGGAGTTCCTTTCCCGTCAAAAAAGAATTCCCCTTCGAAAAGTACTTTGA
- a CDS encoding TIGR02206 family membrane protein — translation MKDLLNFRYEEYPFELFSLSHIYAVILMLVIISLMYLYRNRLTGVSEKAIRWILISLMAAGEVFFHVWYAVNDVWSLAINLPFQLCSISLYLCIIMLLTRNRLLFEITFFASMTGAFVAMVTPELFFGFPHIRYFQFFIVHSSIVLSCFYMVWIEGFTVTIFSPLKSFLALNIIAAGVYGMNILLGANYMFLTHKPFNPSPIDYLGEYPWYLISLESISFFLFYLIYIPFHIRKIVKK, via the coding sequence ATGAAAGATTTGTTGAACTTCCGTTACGAGGAATATCCATTTGAGTTATTTTCGCTTTCACATATATACGCAGTTATTCTTATGCTGGTCATTATTTCACTTATGTATTTGTATAGAAACAGATTAACTGGTGTTTCGGAGAAAGCAATAAGATGGATACTCATATCACTGATGGCGGCAGGAGAAGTGTTTTTTCATGTATGGTATGCAGTGAATGACGTATGGTCTCTTGCAATAAACCTTCCATTTCAGTTATGTTCGATTTCTCTTTATTTATGTATCATCATGCTTCTGACTAGAAACAGGCTGCTATTTGAAATTACTTTCTTTGCAAGCATGACGGGTGCCTTTGTTGCCATGGTCACCCCGGAACTATTCTTTGGCTTTCCACATATAAGATATTTTCAATTTTTCATTGTACACTCTTCCATTGTACTTTCATGCTTTTACATGGTTTGGATTGAGGGATTCACGGTAACCATTTTTTCACCATTAAAGTCGTTTCTGGCATTGAACATCATCGCTGCCGGGGTGTATGGCATGAACATACTTCTGGGAGCCAATTATATGTTTCTCACTCATAAACCATTCAACCCTAGTCCCATTGACTATTTAGGTGAATACCCTTGGTACTTAATATCATTGGAATCTATTTCCTTTTTTCTGTTTTATTTGATTTATATTCCTTTTCATATTAGAAAAATTGTAAAAAAATGA
- a CDS encoding glycerol-3-phosphate acyltransferase, protein MDIIILYIVIMVLSYLAGSVTGAYYIVMLYTGQDVRELESGNVGATNAARIMGKKGFLLTLLIDAAKVFFTLFIVQVWLVDSAIALVISSVLLCIGHLFPIQLGFRGGKGVVVYLASALFISPISIGAAAGVMGTSYGLFRRYKTSGFLSMASIPFTAFLIEDSFIVPFGLLFLFCIVVISHFK, encoded by the coding sequence TTGGATATTATTATTTTGTATATTGTTATCATGGTACTTTCTTATTTGGCTGGAAGTGTGACGGGTGCTTACTATATTGTAATGCTTTACACTGGTCAGGATGTCAGGGAATTGGAGAGCGGGAATGTCGGGGCGACAAATGCAGCGCGTATTATGGGCAAGAAGGGGTTTCTGCTCACATTGTTGATTGATGCCGCAAAAGTTTTTTTTACTTTGTTTATTGTACAGGTGTGGCTTGTAGACAGTGCCATTGCCCTGGTCATCAGTTCAGTTCTTCTGTGTATTGGTCATTTATTTCCAATACAGCTGGGATTTCGTGGAGGAAAGGGTGTAGTTGTATATCTGGCTTCCGCCTTGTTTATATCACCTATTTCTATAGGTGCCGCAGCAGGTGTGATGGGAACATCCTATGGGCTGTTCCGTCGTTATAAAACGTCAGGTTTTCTCTCAATGGCCTCCATCCCTTTTACAGCATTTTTGATTGAAGATTCATTCATCGTCCCATTTGGTCTCCTATTTTTATTCTGCATAGTGGTAATATCTCATTTTAAATGA
- a CDS encoding aminotransferase class V-fold PLP-dependent enzyme, whose translation MREHSFVYKIATDPYEFQQINQLNYQTFVKEIPQHEANDKEQLVDKFHDENTYIIAKYQEQIIGMIAVRANRPFSLDLKIKDLDEYIPADSVPCEVRLLSVKEEYRSTRVFYGLCERLVQFCLEKRYNLALISGTVRQLKLYRRIGFKPFASLVGEEEARFQPMYLTKESFEQSTKAFQKLMRSNSRDGREGRSTLRHSFLPGPVPLHPEVEKAFREASVSHRSTSFIQEVKGIQSVLCDSTKANHAQIVLGTGTLTNDMVAQQLKLLNGEGLILANGEFGYRLIEHAYRSGLSFRTIEKQWGEDISLSDIESSLNAHSPKWIWTVHCETSTGYLYDLEGIVSLSKEYSTELCVDACSSLGVVPVDFEDVYFATSVSGKGIGSYPGLGIVFHRDEVSSHPSIPRYLDLGMYSEKGSIPFTHSSNLTGALREALRNLNMFENSQLSDTVKKTLREWNIRMVGDESYSPGVITIEIPPGLSSRVIGDECKKRGILLSYESDYLLKRNWVQVALMGYQREEEVMKAMTVLKGVLTPIQEIRYV comes from the coding sequence ATGAGGGAGCATTCCTTTGTATATAAGATTGCAACCGACCCATACGAATTCCAACAGATCAACCAACTGAATTACCAAACCTTCGTGAAAGAAATCCCGCAGCATGAGGCGAATGACAAAGAACAGCTCGTGGATAAATTTCATGATGAAAATACATATATTATTGCTAAATACCAAGAACAAATCATCGGGATGATTGCCGTCCGGGCCAATCGTCCTTTTTCCCTTGACCTTAAGATTAAGGATCTGGACGAGTATATTCCTGCTGACAGTGTACCTTGTGAAGTACGTCTTTTATCCGTTAAAGAAGAGTATAGAAGTACGCGTGTTTTTTATGGGTTGTGTGAAAGGCTGGTTCAATTCTGTTTAGAGAAAAGGTATAACCTGGCACTTATTTCCGGGACCGTCCGTCAGCTTAAACTGTATAGAAGAATCGGCTTCAAACCTTTTGCATCACTGGTGGGGGAGGAAGAAGCACGTTTTCAGCCAATGTACTTAACGAAGGAGAGCTTTGAACAGTCAACAAAGGCTTTCCAAAAATTGATGCGGTCAAATTCCCGGGATGGCAGAGAAGGAAGAAGCACATTGAGGCATTCATTCCTGCCAGGTCCGGTCCCTCTTCACCCCGAGGTTGAAAAGGCTTTCAGGGAAGCATCCGTTTCTCATCGAAGTACATCCTTCATTCAGGAAGTGAAAGGAATTCAATCAGTTTTATGCGACTCAACAAAAGCGAATCATGCTCAAATCGTGTTGGGAACAGGCACCTTGACCAATGACATGGTTGCTCAGCAGCTAAAGCTTTTAAACGGGGAGGGTCTGATTCTGGCAAACGGGGAGTTTGGATACCGGCTGATCGAACATGCGTATAGAAGCGGGTTATCTTTTAGGACGATCGAGAAACAATGGGGAGAAGATATTTCACTATCAGATATTGAATCCTCACTGAATGCTCATTCCCCTAAATGGATATGGACGGTTCACTGCGAGACATCCACAGGCTATTTATACGACCTGGAAGGCATTGTTTCTTTGTCGAAGGAATACAGTACAGAACTATGTGTGGATGCTTGCAGTTCTCTAGGCGTCGTTCCCGTGGATTTCGAGGATGTTTATTTCGCCACTTCAGTCAGCGGGAAGGGGATTGGTTCATATCCCGGACTTGGAATTGTTTTTCACAGGGATGAGGTTTCTTCCCATCCATCGATACCAAGATACTTGGATTTAGGCATGTATTCAGAAAAAGGGAGCATACCCTTCACTCATTCTTCAAATCTGACTGGGGCGTTGAGAGAAGCCTTAAGGAACTTGAATATGTTCGAGAATTCACAGTTATCCGATACTGTGAAGAAGACATTAAGAGAATGGAATATTCGAATGGTCGGAGATGAAAGCTATTCACCGGGAGTCATTACGATTGAGATTCCCCCAGGGTTATCAAGCAGGGTAATTGGGGATGAATGTAAGAAAAGAGGGATACTGCTCAGCTATGAAAGTGATTACCTCCTTAAAAGGAACTGGGTCCAGGTTGCACTGATGGGATATCAGCGGGAAGAAGAAGTGATGAAAGCAATGACTGTCCTTAAAGGTGTACTGACGCCCATTCAGGAAATCAGGTATGTGTAA